A stretch of Carya illinoinensis cultivar Pawnee chromosome 14, C.illinoinensisPawnee_v1, whole genome shotgun sequence DNA encodes these proteins:
- the LOC122294495 gene encoding uncharacterized protein LOC122294495 isoform X1 codes for MEESSGVHSEEYKVSSEKDKKRRLKTPAQVMALEKFYNEHKYPTEEMKSQLSEQIGLTEKQISGWFCHRRLKDKKSLRDEACPSGRQDHSSGVVQDRGSGLGQDSCGSTKHGDYRNVDPREVESRRLYRNDYRAAGFTYDNRSHYTGTESCTDNTSSESSSSSQDRLFSLAEDPDDRENSRCLTHNGIITPINTNSAKIKGYKPSGYLKVKGEIENASITAVKMQLGGRYREDGPPLGVEFHPVPPGAFESPIRNPICEPSYVGNSALSHLSHSPDISGLERQPSLSNRYEVYNSKLSSQDLCVEGAYCSSVHGSDYQDKISQHQLKQNLTVLNHTKPFSKRNSFLDFYEDSPREKIAYNSKRKQRMSGNCGAEGSGIDSVTNGHGHYDGKIGSKLHDYDDVSPNVIKRSENFELKPSILIHNLCKSADKEERRPSTRMKKKKKDNEKWKGIEEYGNQVKLIKHPSNEMTVEKRVRPDLPKPDYVKRASLTGMPTWKYQGKGSVMGIPTSFSADETEETSSYL; via the exons ATGGAAG AATCAAGTGGAGTGCACTCTGAAGAGTATAAAGTTTCTTCGGAGAAAGATAAGAAAAGAAGGCTCAAGACACCTGCCCAGGTTATGGCTCtggaaaaattttataatg AGCACAAGTATCCTACAGAAGAAATGAAGTCCCAGCTTTCAGAGCAGATAGGATTGACAGAAAAGCAAATATCTGGATGGTTTTGTCACAGGAGgttaaaagacaaaaaatctTTGAGAGATGAAGCTTGTCCTAGTGGACGACAAGATCATTCGAGTGGTGTTGTTCAGGATCGCGGCAGCGGGCTTGGACAGGATTCATGCGGTAGCACAAAACATGGTGATTACAGGAACGTTGATCCTAGGGAAGTTGAAAGTCGAAGGCTCTATCGCAATGATTATCGGGCTGCAGGTTTCACCTATGACAATAGGAGTCATTATACAGGAACTGAAAGTTGCACAGACAATACATCTTCAGAAAGTAGCTCATCTTCACAAGACAGGTTGTTTTCCCTCGCTGAGGATCCAGATGATAGGGAAAATTCTAGATGCCTAACACACAATGGCATCATTACACCTATAAATACAAATAGTGCAAAAATCAAGGGATATAAGCCATCGGGATACTTAAAAGTGAAGGGTGAAATTGAAAATGCTTCTATCACTGCTGTTAAGATGCAACTGGGGGGTCGTTATCGAGAGGATGGTCCACCACTTGGTGTGGAATTTCACCCAGTTCCTCCTGGTGCATTTGAGTCTCCAATTCGGAATCCAATTTGTG AACCATCCTATGTTGGGAATTCTGCTCTTTCCCATCTTTCCCATTCTCCTGATATTTCTGGACTGGAAAGGCAGCCTAGTCTCAGCAAT AGATATGAGGTGTATAATTCCAAGTTGAGTTCACAGGATTTATGTGTGGAAGGGGCATATTGTAGTAGTGTGCATGGCTCTGATTATCAGGATAAGATATCTCAGCACCAATTAAAACAGAATTTAACTGTTCTCAACCATACCAAACCTTTCTCTAAGCGGAACTCTTTTTTGGATTTCTATGAAGATTCTCCCAGAGAAAAAATTGCTTACAATAGCAAGAGGAAACAAAGAATGAGTGGCAACTGTGGTGCTGAAGGGTCGGGGATTGACTCTGTCACTAACGGCCATGGTCACTATGATGGGAAAATTGGAAGCAAGTTGCATGATTATGATGATGTCAGCCCCAACGTCATCAAAAGgagtgaaaattttgaattgaagcCTTCAATTCTAATACACAACCTCTGCAAGTCTGCAgataaagaagagagaaggCCATCCACGAGGATGAAAAAG AAGAAGAAAGACAATGAAAAATGGAAGGGTATAGAAGAATATGGCAACCAAGTTAAATTAATAAAGCATCCATCAAATGAAATGACA GTTGAAAAACGAGTCAGACCTGATCTTCCTAAGCCGGACTATGTGAAAAGAGCATCATTAACTGGAATGCCGACATGGAAATATCAGGGCAAAGG ATCTGTCATGGGGATTCCAACTAGCTTCAGCGCGGATGAAACTGAAGAAACCAGCTCTTATTTGTAA
- the LOC122294495 gene encoding uncharacterized protein LOC122294495 isoform X3: protein MEESSGVHSEEYKVSSEKDKKRRLKTPAQVMALEKFYNEHKYPTEEMKSQLSEQIGLTEKQISGWFCHRRLKDKKSLRDEACPSGRQDHSSGVVQDRGSGLGQDSCGSTKHGDYRNVDPREVESRRLYRNDYRAAGFTYDNRSHYTGTESCTDNTSSESSSSSQDRLFSLAEDPDDRENSRCLTHNGIITPINTNSAKIKGYKPSGYLKVKGEIENASITAVKMQLGGRYREDGPPLGVEFHPVPPGAFESPIRNPICEPSYVGNSALSHLSHSPDISGLERQPSLSNRYEVYNSKLSSQDLCVEGAYCSSVHGSDYQDKISQHQLKQNLTVLNHTKPFSKRNSFLDFYEDSPREKIAYNSKRKQRMSGNCGAEGSGIDSVTNGHGHYDGKIGSKLHDYDDVSPNVIKRSENFELKPSILIHNLCKSADKEERRPSTRMKKKKKDNEKWKGIEEYGNQVKLIKHPSNEMTVEKRVRPDLPKPDYVKRASLTGMPTWKYQGKGLICHGDSN from the exons ATGGAAG AATCAAGTGGAGTGCACTCTGAAGAGTATAAAGTTTCTTCGGAGAAAGATAAGAAAAGAAGGCTCAAGACACCTGCCCAGGTTATGGCTCtggaaaaattttataatg AGCACAAGTATCCTACAGAAGAAATGAAGTCCCAGCTTTCAGAGCAGATAGGATTGACAGAAAAGCAAATATCTGGATGGTTTTGTCACAGGAGgttaaaagacaaaaaatctTTGAGAGATGAAGCTTGTCCTAGTGGACGACAAGATCATTCGAGTGGTGTTGTTCAGGATCGCGGCAGCGGGCTTGGACAGGATTCATGCGGTAGCACAAAACATGGTGATTACAGGAACGTTGATCCTAGGGAAGTTGAAAGTCGAAGGCTCTATCGCAATGATTATCGGGCTGCAGGTTTCACCTATGACAATAGGAGTCATTATACAGGAACTGAAAGTTGCACAGACAATACATCTTCAGAAAGTAGCTCATCTTCACAAGACAGGTTGTTTTCCCTCGCTGAGGATCCAGATGATAGGGAAAATTCTAGATGCCTAACACACAATGGCATCATTACACCTATAAATACAAATAGTGCAAAAATCAAGGGATATAAGCCATCGGGATACTTAAAAGTGAAGGGTGAAATTGAAAATGCTTCTATCACTGCTGTTAAGATGCAACTGGGGGGTCGTTATCGAGAGGATGGTCCACCACTTGGTGTGGAATTTCACCCAGTTCCTCCTGGTGCATTTGAGTCTCCAATTCGGAATCCAATTTGTG AACCATCCTATGTTGGGAATTCTGCTCTTTCCCATCTTTCCCATTCTCCTGATATTTCTGGACTGGAAAGGCAGCCTAGTCTCAGCAAT AGATATGAGGTGTATAATTCCAAGTTGAGTTCACAGGATTTATGTGTGGAAGGGGCATATTGTAGTAGTGTGCATGGCTCTGATTATCAGGATAAGATATCTCAGCACCAATTAAAACAGAATTTAACTGTTCTCAACCATACCAAACCTTTCTCTAAGCGGAACTCTTTTTTGGATTTCTATGAAGATTCTCCCAGAGAAAAAATTGCTTACAATAGCAAGAGGAAACAAAGAATGAGTGGCAACTGTGGTGCTGAAGGGTCGGGGATTGACTCTGTCACTAACGGCCATGGTCACTATGATGGGAAAATTGGAAGCAAGTTGCATGATTATGATGATGTCAGCCCCAACGTCATCAAAAGgagtgaaaattttgaattgaagcCTTCAATTCTAATACACAACCTCTGCAAGTCTGCAgataaagaagagagaaggCCATCCACGAGGATGAAAAAG AAGAAGAAAGACAATGAAAAATGGAAGGGTATAGAAGAATATGGCAACCAAGTTAAATTAATAAAGCATCCATCAAATGAAATGACA GTTGAAAAACGAGTCAGACCTGATCTTCCTAAGCCGGACTATGTGAAAAGAGCATCATTAACTGGAATGCCGACATGGAAATATCAGGGCAAAGGGTTg ATCTGTCATGGGGATTCCAACTAG
- the LOC122294495 gene encoding homeobox-DDT domain protein RLT1-like isoform X4, with protein sequence MEESSGVHSEEYKVSSEKDKKRRLKTPAQVMALEKFYNEHKYPTEEMKSQLSEQIGLTEKQISGWFCHRRLKDKKSLRDEACPSGRQDHSSGVVQDRGSGLGQDSCGSTKHGDYRNVDPREVESRRLYRNDYRAAGFTYDNRSHYTGTESCTDNTSSESSSSSQDRLFSLAEDPDDRENSRCLTHNGIITPINTNSAKIKGYKPSGYLKVKGEIENASITAVKMQLGGRYREDGPPLGVEFHPVPPGAFESPIRNPICEPSYVGNSALSHLSHSPDISGLERQPSLSNRYEVYNSKLSSQDLCVEGAYCSSVHGSDYQDKISQHQLKQNLTVLNHTKPFSKRNSFLDFYEDSPREKIAYNSKRKQRMSGNCGAEGSGIDSVTNGHGHYDGKIGSKLHDYDDVSPNVIKRSENFELKPSILIHNLCKSADKEERRPSTRMKKKKKDNEKWKGIEEYGNQVKLIKHPSNVEKRVRPDLPKPDYVKRASLTGMPTWKYQGKGLICHGDSN encoded by the exons ATGGAAG AATCAAGTGGAGTGCACTCTGAAGAGTATAAAGTTTCTTCGGAGAAAGATAAGAAAAGAAGGCTCAAGACACCTGCCCAGGTTATGGCTCtggaaaaattttataatg AGCACAAGTATCCTACAGAAGAAATGAAGTCCCAGCTTTCAGAGCAGATAGGATTGACAGAAAAGCAAATATCTGGATGGTTTTGTCACAGGAGgttaaaagacaaaaaatctTTGAGAGATGAAGCTTGTCCTAGTGGACGACAAGATCATTCGAGTGGTGTTGTTCAGGATCGCGGCAGCGGGCTTGGACAGGATTCATGCGGTAGCACAAAACATGGTGATTACAGGAACGTTGATCCTAGGGAAGTTGAAAGTCGAAGGCTCTATCGCAATGATTATCGGGCTGCAGGTTTCACCTATGACAATAGGAGTCATTATACAGGAACTGAAAGTTGCACAGACAATACATCTTCAGAAAGTAGCTCATCTTCACAAGACAGGTTGTTTTCCCTCGCTGAGGATCCAGATGATAGGGAAAATTCTAGATGCCTAACACACAATGGCATCATTACACCTATAAATACAAATAGTGCAAAAATCAAGGGATATAAGCCATCGGGATACTTAAAAGTGAAGGGTGAAATTGAAAATGCTTCTATCACTGCTGTTAAGATGCAACTGGGGGGTCGTTATCGAGAGGATGGTCCACCACTTGGTGTGGAATTTCACCCAGTTCCTCCTGGTGCATTTGAGTCTCCAATTCGGAATCCAATTTGTG AACCATCCTATGTTGGGAATTCTGCTCTTTCCCATCTTTCCCATTCTCCTGATATTTCTGGACTGGAAAGGCAGCCTAGTCTCAGCAAT AGATATGAGGTGTATAATTCCAAGTTGAGTTCACAGGATTTATGTGTGGAAGGGGCATATTGTAGTAGTGTGCATGGCTCTGATTATCAGGATAAGATATCTCAGCACCAATTAAAACAGAATTTAACTGTTCTCAACCATACCAAACCTTTCTCTAAGCGGAACTCTTTTTTGGATTTCTATGAAGATTCTCCCAGAGAAAAAATTGCTTACAATAGCAAGAGGAAACAAAGAATGAGTGGCAACTGTGGTGCTGAAGGGTCGGGGATTGACTCTGTCACTAACGGCCATGGTCACTATGATGGGAAAATTGGAAGCAAGTTGCATGATTATGATGATGTCAGCCCCAACGTCATCAAAAGgagtgaaaattttgaattgaagcCTTCAATTCTAATACACAACCTCTGCAAGTCTGCAgataaagaagagagaaggCCATCCACGAGGATGAAAAAG AAGAAGAAAGACAATGAAAAATGGAAGGGTATAGAAGAATATGGCAACCAAGTTAAATTAATAAAGCATCCATCAAAT GTTGAAAAACGAGTCAGACCTGATCTTCCTAAGCCGGACTATGTGAAAAGAGCATCATTAACTGGAATGCCGACATGGAAATATCAGGGCAAAGGGTTg ATCTGTCATGGGGATTCCAACTAG
- the LOC122294495 gene encoding homeobox-DDT domain protein RLT1-like isoform X2 → MEESSGVHSEEYKVSSEKDKKRRLKTPAQVMALEKFYNEHKYPTEEMKSQLSEQIGLTEKQISGWFCHRRLKDKKSLRDEACPSGRQDHSSGVVQDRGSGLGQDSCGSTKHGDYRNVDPREVESRRLYRNDYRAAGFTYDNRSHYTGTESCTDNTSSESSSSSQDRLFSLAEDPDDRENSRCLTHNGIITPINTNSAKIKGYKPSGYLKVKGEIENASITAVKMQLGGRYREDGPPLGVEFHPVPPGAFESPIRNPICEPSYVGNSALSHLSHSPDISGLERQPSLSNRYEVYNSKLSSQDLCVEGAYCSSVHGSDYQDKISQHQLKQNLTVLNHTKPFSKRNSFLDFYEDSPREKIAYNSKRKQRMSGNCGAEGSGIDSVTNGHGHYDGKIGSKLHDYDDVSPNVIKRSENFELKPSILIHNLCKSADKEERRPSTRMKKKKKDNEKWKGIEEYGNQVKLIKHPSNVEKRVRPDLPKPDYVKRASLTGMPTWKYQGKGSVMGIPTSFSADETEETSSYL, encoded by the exons ATGGAAG AATCAAGTGGAGTGCACTCTGAAGAGTATAAAGTTTCTTCGGAGAAAGATAAGAAAAGAAGGCTCAAGACACCTGCCCAGGTTATGGCTCtggaaaaattttataatg AGCACAAGTATCCTACAGAAGAAATGAAGTCCCAGCTTTCAGAGCAGATAGGATTGACAGAAAAGCAAATATCTGGATGGTTTTGTCACAGGAGgttaaaagacaaaaaatctTTGAGAGATGAAGCTTGTCCTAGTGGACGACAAGATCATTCGAGTGGTGTTGTTCAGGATCGCGGCAGCGGGCTTGGACAGGATTCATGCGGTAGCACAAAACATGGTGATTACAGGAACGTTGATCCTAGGGAAGTTGAAAGTCGAAGGCTCTATCGCAATGATTATCGGGCTGCAGGTTTCACCTATGACAATAGGAGTCATTATACAGGAACTGAAAGTTGCACAGACAATACATCTTCAGAAAGTAGCTCATCTTCACAAGACAGGTTGTTTTCCCTCGCTGAGGATCCAGATGATAGGGAAAATTCTAGATGCCTAACACACAATGGCATCATTACACCTATAAATACAAATAGTGCAAAAATCAAGGGATATAAGCCATCGGGATACTTAAAAGTGAAGGGTGAAATTGAAAATGCTTCTATCACTGCTGTTAAGATGCAACTGGGGGGTCGTTATCGAGAGGATGGTCCACCACTTGGTGTGGAATTTCACCCAGTTCCTCCTGGTGCATTTGAGTCTCCAATTCGGAATCCAATTTGTG AACCATCCTATGTTGGGAATTCTGCTCTTTCCCATCTTTCCCATTCTCCTGATATTTCTGGACTGGAAAGGCAGCCTAGTCTCAGCAAT AGATATGAGGTGTATAATTCCAAGTTGAGTTCACAGGATTTATGTGTGGAAGGGGCATATTGTAGTAGTGTGCATGGCTCTGATTATCAGGATAAGATATCTCAGCACCAATTAAAACAGAATTTAACTGTTCTCAACCATACCAAACCTTTCTCTAAGCGGAACTCTTTTTTGGATTTCTATGAAGATTCTCCCAGAGAAAAAATTGCTTACAATAGCAAGAGGAAACAAAGAATGAGTGGCAACTGTGGTGCTGAAGGGTCGGGGATTGACTCTGTCACTAACGGCCATGGTCACTATGATGGGAAAATTGGAAGCAAGTTGCATGATTATGATGATGTCAGCCCCAACGTCATCAAAAGgagtgaaaattttgaattgaagcCTTCAATTCTAATACACAACCTCTGCAAGTCTGCAgataaagaagagagaaggCCATCCACGAGGATGAAAAAG AAGAAGAAAGACAATGAAAAATGGAAGGGTATAGAAGAATATGGCAACCAAGTTAAATTAATAAAGCATCCATCAAAT GTTGAAAAACGAGTCAGACCTGATCTTCCTAAGCCGGACTATGTGAAAAGAGCATCATTAACTGGAATGCCGACATGGAAATATCAGGGCAAAGG ATCTGTCATGGGGATTCCAACTAGCTTCAGCGCGGATGAAACTGAAGAAACCAGCTCTTATTTGTAA